The genomic region TCAAATCTCCCCCATCAGGTGCAACTCCACCGGCCAACGCCAGTACGTCTGCAAGAGATTTTGCACTATCCAGTGGGTAGCGACCTGGCCTGTTAACCTGACCTAGCACAGAAACCTGCTGACTCTGCAACTGAGCAACAATGATATTCACGTGAGGGTTTTTCAAGAATCCACCGCTTTCCAGCATGCTGGCAATTTTGCGTTCAGCAGCTGCAGGTGTTTCTCCACCGACTCTGACTTCGCCTATCAACGGGTAGGTGATAGTGCCAGACTCACTCACTCTTACTTCCAAGGAAAGATCAGGCTGTTCAAATACAGATATCCTTAGAACATCCCCCGGCCCAAGAACAATATCCGAATCCGCTGCGTTAACATTGAATACAACAATCGTCAGGACTACCGTTACAAACCATTTGATCAATTTAGTCATGGCACTACACCTATACACGTTTTATAGAATTACTACTTTAGTCCGCTTACTCCGCGAGCAATATCATCATCGACACTAGAGGGTTTTGACTGTTCGGCTTTTTCTGGTTGTTGTGGTACTTCGGCCGATTTGTCTAAATATTCAATTTTTGCTTCAGCCCGTAGTCGCTTGATTTCAGCCTCACCCGCTTCCTTACGCTTTTTATTCAAGAGCATTTGCTCAATTTGCGGTGTCGCATCTGCCAGTGATACCGGGCTCTCCTTTACGCTATCCATGAGCACCAGCATCGTCCTCGGTCCCATGCCGATCACAAACAGCTGGCCACGCCTTGCATCCTTCAGGCGCTCAGAAATCTGTGGAGGCAGCTCTGCCACACTGCGGGCAACTTCTCCACGGTCATATTGGATTCCCTTAGCATCCAACCACGCAGCGACTTCCTGCAGGGTTTTGAAGCTACCGAGCGCAGACTTGAATTCGTCATTGACATAACGTGAATCAATCAATATTTGTTCCATTTCCACCAGCTTGCGCTCGGAAAATAGTTGAGGGTTTTGCTTATAGAAATTCTCAACTTCTGTTTTGTCCGGCTTGCCTATGTTAGCCACCCTAGACTGGAGGTATGCCTGGGCAATCATTTGGGATTTTGCGCGCTCAATGGCTTGCATGACGTTCGGGTCCCGGTCTACTTTTGCTTTCAAGGCAGCCTGCTCCAACAGTTGACGGTCAATCAATGATTGCAATATCTGCTTGGTAGCAGCTTCTTTCTGCGCTGGCTGGACATTGGCCCGAGCAAGCTCTTCATTGAGTTGATGGACGGTTATTTCCTTGCCGTTCACTCTCGCCAGCGATTGGCTAGCCTTTGTTTCATTAGATTTATCTCCACAGCCCGACAGCCCGATACTAATCATCAAGGCGACCAACGCCCCTTTCGTCATTTTCGACCATTGCATTATTGTGCTTCCATATTCAGTATTCAAAATCCAGTCTCCTCAAAATTCAGCCAACACCATCAATACGCATTATCTTTTTTAAACACTACCAGCACCGTCCGGATGATGATCCAGAGATCGAACGCCAGCGACCAATGCCTGAGATAATCCAAATCATATTCAATCCGCGCTTCCATTTTTTCGAGGGTATCGGTTTCACCCCTCAATCCATTCACCTGGGCCCAGCCAGTAATTCCCGGCTTCACCTTGTGGCGCAACATATAGCCACGTATGAGCTTGCGGTATTGTTCATTATGCGCCACGGCGTGAGGCCTCGGGCCTACGATACTCATTCGCCCCTGCAACACATTGATAAACTGTGGCAACTCATCAAGGGAATTTCTCCTGAGAAAACCACCAATCGGTGTTAGGCGCTGGTCACGCTTTTGTGCCTGCACCACTTTGTCACCATCTTCCATCACTGTCATGGAGCGGAATTTGTAAACAATGATTTCCTCACCATTCAACCCATACCTACGCTGCTTGAATATTACCGGGCCTTTAGAAGTCAGCTTCACAGCCAAAGCCAGTGTCAGCATGATCGGTGAAAGCAACAACAGGATAAGGGATGCAAGAATAATGTCACTAGTCCGTTTGATTAAGCTATTAAACCCTGTAAACGGCGTTTCACAAATCGCCACCACAGGCACACCCGCCACATCATCAAACCTTGCCTGCACCAGATCAAAAATATAGATATCGGGCACAAAATAGACAGATGCTGTCGTGTCTTGCAGCTCCTCAAACAACTGTCTGATGCGCGGTTGCGCGGACATCGGCAGACTGATGAAAATGATCTGGGTATTGTTGGCACGCACATAAGCCGCCACGTCCGCCATTGTGCCTAGCAACGGTACATGACGCATTCCCTTGGGATGCCGGGATATCTCGCGATCATCAAAAAGACCTTTCACCTCCATGAACAGGTAAGGGTCTTCATTGATGCGATTCACCAACCGGACACCGATATCATTAGCGCCTACTATGACAACAGAACGAACTTCGCCATTTTTATGCAAATCCGAGGCAATTTTGCGGATGAGCAAATGCGCAACAGTAAAGATGATCGGCACCGCCACAAACCAGGTATACACCATTTCCTCATGGTACTGATCAGTAAGGTCTGCGGCATATCCGATAAATGCCAATATGGTGACAACAATTGCCCATCCGAACAAAATATCACGAATATAGCCCAACACTTTTCCACTACGCCATGTGCGGTAAAGATCCAGGCGCTCATAGACATTTGAAGATACAAAGTATGCAAGCAACGCAAGGATTAAGTAGTAGCCATTGAATGGCTCACCATAAAGAAGCGTAAAGCCATACAAAGTCCCCAGAATAATTAAAGGATCTAACAGCTGCTTGAAAAAAGCGACTAAAGGTATGTCATTTACCGTCATTTATAGCTCTTCAAAACTCATATTGCCCTGTTACTGAGACACTATTTGACCTAAATTCAAACATATCAGATGTTGACTCTCGATCACTATGAATAAATGAAGTAGTTATCCTAAAAGATGTTACTGGGTTATACATAAGTGACAGCATAAAACTCTTATCTTTATCTGACCTAAATTGACCAAAAATTTGATCCCCCTCAAAATCTCTTTTTTCATATTTCAATACGCCTTGAACAGCTATCTTACCAGTTGCCTGCAAATTAGCCGTTAATGATGTTCCACGATTCAGCGTATAACTTGTTGTAACAAATGACTGAGCGTTATTTTCTCTCCAAACTGCAGCATTCAAATTGGTTTTTCCAGAAGTCATCCAATTAAAGTTTCCCCGAGCATTAACCCCCCTAAAGTCCCGTTGAGACAGTTGCTCATGCTGCCTATCTACCAAACCACCAAGAAACTGCAACCTTGACTTTCCGGTAACAGCCCAATCGACATTCAACTTTAATTCATTCTGGTCATAATCATTGCTTATAAAAGATCCCTGAAAAGCTTGCTGCGGCTTTGATCCTTTAGTATTTCTGTACAGAACACCGATGATACTTTTAGTAGGAGATAGATAGTCAAATCCGATCTCCTGTATATCTTCCTTTAGATTAGCGGCCCTTTGAGCCTCAGCCCCGTACTCCATTTCAGAGTAAATAAAAGCCCCTCTAACACGCCATCTAGGATGCAGCATCCAACGCGCCTCCAATAAGCGGCGGTCCTGAGTTCTTGTGTTTAACGATAACATGGTTCCTTGCAGAGGTTGGAATTCTGAAAAAGGAACCAAAGCTTTTTTATGAAAAAACTCAACCTTGCCTTCCAATCGATTTCCCAACTCCCAATCCCACCTGGCAATAACGTCACGACCATCATTATCTAACTCTGAGTTTTTATTAAATGTGGACTTGTTTAATCTAAAATCCACATACATTTTTTGACGACTAATAGTATGATCCAGCACAATACCAGCGCTTTTGACAAGCATTGTATCTGAGGTATCTGAACTCCCAGTACTCATTTGAGCTAATTGCTTACTAGCGAATCTTCTTAAATTATCATCATATGAATATGTAAGACTGGCATACGGCTTTAAAACATCCCCCTCTAATGCACAAGCAGGGACTACAAATCCAGCAAGCTCGATACCTAGCCCAGCGACCAAAGCAATTTTTATTAGGTTAGTTGATTGAGATAACCGCAAAGAAGTGTTTCCCCAATGATTACCAGTAATGCCAGTTACCGGTATATATGATCCAAAGTCCCAATATGCCATTTGTCACCGCATGAGCGATGATCGGCAACCATATTTTTCCGCTACGAATATAAAGCAAGCCGTATGCCAAGCCAGCCACTAAACCGGCAAACCATTCGGTATGTTCTATTGCAAACAATGCGGATGAAACTAGTAAGGCCAGGACGCTTACCTGCCGAGGGTCGACATTGAGGAAATGTTGGTTGTGAATCCAGCGCATCAAGAATGAACGCCAGAACAGCTCTTCCATCAAGGGCACGACCAATGCGGCCCCCATCACTCTTGTCGCCATCAGCAGACGGGCATCCGGTCCGCTTCCCGGATCGAACCCTTCGGATTGATCGCCAATCAACATCCATGGCGCATCCAGATTGATCCAGGCGATAAATACTAGCATACCAACGGCGATTGCGCTCAACCACGACCTGGCTCCCAGCGCGGCTAGCCCCTGGAGCTCGACATACTGCTTGCGTAGATACCAAAGCAATAGGGCGACCAGCCCGACCTTGATGCCATAGAGCCAACGCGTATCGGCGTCCACCAAGCCGATCCGGACTACCAAGTCCACCACTGCCATGAAGAGCATATACAATGCAAATGGCGCTACACGGCTCAGGATCGGCGTATGTAAACGGGATAAAAACATATGTTGCAAATTGAATTCAATTGGTCATCATACAAAACTTTGGTCACAAATGACACAAATTCTCATTTAGGTAGTCTGTTCGGACTAAAAAAAATAAGTCGGCATCAAGCCGACTTATCGAATGCTACTGAGCTACTGCGATAGATTTATGACAAATCCCTGCTTTTACGGCGGCGCGCCACCAATCCCATCAACCCCATGCCGATCAGCATCAATGCATATTCGGATGGCTCAGGCACAGCAGCCACACGGAAACCGCTTAGCCAGATTTCCTGAAACTGGCGGCCGCCTTCGTTGCTGGAAGCGCCCTGGATGATGCCTATGGCATTGCTGCCAAGTTCAAACGTGTAGCGGGAGGCATCCACGCTCAGGAAATAGATACCTGAGTTAGGGTTATCCTCGCCAATGCTGACATCGGTACGGATCGCCACCTTGTCCAGGTCGAGATACTCGCCAGCCGCTGCGTCTGCCGCGTTATATGAAGGGACATAGCCTGAGCGGGACGGATCTCGCAGACGGTAGCCACCTTCAGCGCCGCTGTAAATGCCGTCAGCAAAATACCAGGCGGCAGAAATCGTCTCGACATCCGCCAGCCGTCCTCCTCGAAATGGTTATAGGCGGTAAACAACCCCAAAACCCCGTTGTTGATGCCGTTGGACACCTGCACCTGCTGCCTTCCCCAGGCGCCGCCAATCACTTCGCCGCGGGCGTGATGATCGGTAAAGCCGCTCTTGGTGCGAATCGCCAATGCGCCGCCCAAGGTGTTCAGGCCAAACAATGGGCTGGAGCCCGGCAGCAAATCCAGGGAGGCAATCGCGTTCATGGGCAGTAAATCCCAGTTCACCACATCGCCGAAAGCTTCATTGACCCGTACACTATCCAGGTAGACGGATATGCCCTGCGGCGTGCCTATCATCGGCGAGGCGGTGAAGCCGCGGAAATTGAGGTCCTGCTGGAAAGGGTTGCCTGCATAGTCGTTGATGCTCACCGATTGCATGTTGTTGTTCATGAACTCGGTGATGTTGATCGCGCGCGATTCGGAGATTTCCTTTGCAGTTGCACTTTGGATATTGGTTGCGGCCTGCTCCCGGTCTATGCCTACGCCAGGCAATGGGCTGACGATGCGCACACGCGGCGCGCGGATGACAATTTCCTCCACCCGGATGGCTGGCTGCGGCACTGCGTTTCCGTCACTTGTCGCAGTATTTGCGCCGTCACCTTCAGCAGCGAGGACCGGTACTGCCAGCATTCCCAATAGCAGTGATGCATAAACGACTACCCTACGCTGGCAAATGCTTTCCAGCCTGACTCGTGCCAACACACGCGCTCCTTCTCCATATTCATCATCTTATTGTTCTAGTGACTACCGGCTTCACAGCCAGCCTGGAGAGCAGTGCAGCAAAAGTTGCGCCACTATATCTTAGAAACCTAATAGATTGTTTTTACTTGATATTCATTAGCATTAAGGCATACATGAATCCATGCGTGGTTGTATGCAACCTGCCATGGCTACAGCCAATTGGCTGCATTTAGCCAGTTACGGAGAGAATCTAATGGGGAATGGAAAAGCAAAAAGCCACCAGATACGGTGGCTTTGGAATATTTGGTAGACCCGAATGGACTCGAACCATCGACCTCTGCCATGTCAAGGCAGCGCTCTAACCAGCTGAGCTACGGGTCTATTTGCTCTCGAGTGCGAGAGAGCTGCGCATTTTAGCGCAATGCCATTGGCTCCGCAATCCTGATTGTCAAAAATGTGGCCTGCATACACTGGTCACACGCCGCTATAATAACGGTTGAGTTCAGATCAAGGTTTTTCATGCCCCCCTTTGAGACAGTCAGCCAATATTTCGACCTGATCACGGACAATATTGCCAATCAAGGCTACGTGATCGTTCCCGGGTTCCTGCCTGACGACTTTATTCACGCCCTGCGCGATGAAGCGCTGGCATTGCATGAGGCCGGCAGGTTGAAGCGGGCCACCGTAGGCAAGGCTGAAAACAATCAGTTGGACAACAAGGTACGCGGCGACTTGATTCATTGGCTGGAACATACCCAGGCCAGTCCGGTACAACGGGAGTTTTCCGCCATCATGGAAACCCTGCGTGAATCCCTCAACCGCCACCTGTTCCTCGGACTATTCGAGCTTGAAAACCACTTTGCCATCTATCCCCCGGGCGCGATTTACAACAAGCACCTGGACCAGTTTCGCGGCAACGAAGAGCGACAGGTCACCTGCATCCTCTACCTGAACGAAGACTGGAAAGCGGAGTACGGCGGTCAATTGCGCCTCTACCTGGATGGAAAAGAGCCCGAGCCTTATATCGACACCGTACCGCTTGGCGGCACGCTGGTCGCATTCCTCTCCGGCAGGTTCTGGCATGAGGTGCTGCCGGCGTCCCAGCCGCGCATCAGCCTGACCGGATGGTTCAGGAAGCGTGGGCCCAGCCTGCCATGACCTTGTCGGGGGTGGACCAGCTGTTTGACCCGGAACAATTCCGCGCCAGTGGCCATGCATTGATCGATATGCTGACCGACCGCCTTGCGCAGGAGCTGAATGGCGATGCTAACCTCATCGAATGGCAGCCGCCGCTCGAGGCGGAGCAGGCATGGCAGCAAACCATGCCGGAGCACCCCGACCTCTCCCCAGAGGCGTTCACCCGCTGGATCCAACAGGCAATACTCCCCCGCAACCTTGCCATGCACCACCCTCACAGCATGGCGCATCAGGCAGCGCCACCCTTGCCCATGGCGGCACTTTCCGAGCTGGTGTCCGCCTTGTGCAACCAGGCGATGGCGGTTTACGAGACGGGGCCTGGAGCCACACTTATAGAGCGGCAGGTCATCCGCTGGCTCAATATCTTCATCGGCTGGCCTCAAGGCGCTGGCCTGCTGACGTCCGGCGGCAGCCTGGCCAACCTGACGGCCCTGCTTGCGGCCAGGCAGCAGATGGGAGCAGGTATCTGGCACCAGGGCGTCGGTGCTGCACCACGGATGCGAGTGCTGGCATCCGCGCTTTCCCATTATTCGATCAGCCGTGCCGCAGGCATCATGGGGCTGGGGGCAGACGCGGTCATCCCGGTTGCAGTGGATGGAGAAGGCCGCATGTCGATCGACGCCCTGATTCAGGCACACGACGGCTGTACCGCAAGGCAGGAGCAGGTCATGGCAGTGGTGGCGACTGCAGGCTGCACAGCGACTGGCAGTATCGACCCATTGCAGGCAATAGGAGAATTCTGCCGCGCGCGCGGCCTCTGGATGCATGTCGATGCCGCTCATGGCGCTTCGGCACTCCTTTCTAAAACGCACCGGACCAAACTGAACGGCATGGCAATGGCCGATTCGGTGACCT from Methylobacillus flagellatus KT harbors:
- a CDS encoding pyridoxal phosphate-dependent decarboxylase family protein, producing the protein MVQEAWAQPAMTLSGVDQLFDPEQFRASGHALIDMLTDRLAQELNGDANLIEWQPPLEAEQAWQQTMPEHPDLSPEAFTRWIQQAILPRNLAMHHPHSMAHQAAPPLPMAALSELVSALCNQAMAVYETGPGATLIERQVIRWLNIFIGWPQGAGLLTSGGSLANLTALLAARQQMGAGIWHQGVGAAPRMRVLASALSHYSISRAAGIMGLGADAVIPVAVDGEGRMSIDALIQAHDGCTARQEQVMAVVATAGCTATGSIDPLQAIGEFCRARGLWMHVDAAHGASALLSKTHRTKLNGMAMADSVTWDTHKLLYMPAAASALLFRDDASSYQAFSQRASYLFHEEDDAETLSFNTSYRTLECTKRMMGLKLLTAFKLYGRQGMAALVEHVFSLAEEFAGLVADAPDFELLMLPQTNIVCFRYLGNAALDATALDTLQTNIRTTLLEQGLFHLSQANVGGKTWLRCTLMNPYTRAPHQEALLDNIRLAGNRLLASSTT
- a CDS encoding 2OG-Fe(II) oxygenase, which encodes MPPFETVSQYFDLITDNIANQGYVIVPGFLPDDFIHALRDEALALHEAGRLKRATVGKAENNQLDNKVRGDLIHWLEHTQASPVQREFSAIMETLRESLNRHLFLGLFELENHFAIYPPGAIYNKHLDQFRGNEERQVTCILYLNEDWKAEYGGQLRLYLDGKEPEPYIDTVPLGGTLVAFLSGRFWHEVLPASQPRISLTGWFRKRGPSLP
- a CDS encoding TonB-dependent receptor plug domain-containing protein, which encodes MLARVRLESICQRRVVVYASLLLGMLAVPVLAAEGDGANTATSDGNAVPQPAIRVEEIVIRAPRVRIVSPLPGVGIDREQAATNIQSATAKEISESRAINITEFMNNNMQSVSINDYAGNPFQQDLNFRGFTASPMIGTPQGISVYLDSVRVNEAFGDVVNWDLLPMNAIASLDLLPGSSPLFGLNTLGGALAIRTKSGFTDHHARGEVIGGAWGRQQVQVSNGINNGVLGLFTAYNHFEEDGWRMSRRFLPPGILLTAFTAALKVATVCEIRPAQAMSLHITRQTQRLASISTWTRWRSVPMSALARITLTQVSIS
- a CDS encoding EpsD family peptidyl-prolyl cis-trans isomerase, with translation MNTEYGSTIMQWSKMTKGALVALMISIGLSGCGDKSNETKASQSLARVNGKEITVHQLNEELARANVQPAQKEAATKQILQSLIDRQLLEQAALKAKVDRDPNVMQAIERAKSQMIAQAYLQSRVANIGKPDKTEVENFYKQNPQLFSERKLVEMEQILIDSRYVNDEFKSALGSFKTLQEVAAWLDAKGIQYDRGEVARSVAELPPQISERLKDARRGQLFVIGMGPRTMLVLMDSVKESPVSLADATPQIEQMLLNKKRKEAGEAEIKRLRAEAKIEYLDKSAEVPQQPEKAEQSKPSSVDDDIARGVSGLK
- the epsL gene encoding XrtB/PEP-CTERM-associated polysaccharide biosynthesis outer membrane protein EpsL — translated: MAYWDFGSYIPVTGITGNHWGNTSLRLSQSTNLIKIALVAGLGIELAGFVVPACALEGDVLKPYASLTYSYDDNLRRFASKQLAQMSTGSSDTSDTMLVKSAGIVLDHTISRQKMYVDFRLNKSTFNKNSELDNDGRDVIARWDWELGNRLEGKVEFFHKKALVPFSEFQPLQGTMLSLNTRTQDRRLLEARWMLHPRWRVRGAFIYSEMEYGAEAQRAANLKEDIQEIGFDYLSPTKSIIGVLYRNTKGSKPQQAFQGSFISNDYDQNELKLNVDWAVTGKSRLQFLGGLVDRQHEQLSQRDFRGVNARGNFNWMTSGKTNLNAAVWRENNAQSFVTTSYTLNRGTSLTANLQATGKIAVQGVLKYEKRDFEGDQIFGQFRSDKDKSFMLSLMYNPVTSFRITTSFIHSDRESTSDMFEFRSNSVSVTGQYEF
- a CDS encoding undecaprenyl-phosphate glucose phosphotransferase, with protein sequence MTVNDIPLVAFFKQLLDPLIILGTLYGFTLLYGEPFNGYYLILALLAYFVSSNVYERLDLYRTWRSGKVLGYIRDILFGWAIVVTILAFIGYAADLTDQYHEEMVYTWFVAVPIIFTVAHLLIRKIASDLHKNGEVRSVVIVGANDIGVRLVNRINEDPYLFMEVKGLFDDREISRHPKGMRHVPLLGTMADVAAYVRANNTQIIFISLPMSAQPRIRQLFEELQDTTASVYFVPDIYIFDLVQARFDDVAGVPVVAICETPFTGFNSLIKRTSDIILASLILLLLSPIMLTLALAVKLTSKGPVIFKQRRYGLNGEEIIVYKFRSMTVMEDGDKVVQAQKRDQRLTPIGGFLRRNSLDELPQFINVLQGRMSIVGPRPHAVAHNEQYRKLIRGYMLRHKVKPGITGWAQVNGLRGETDTLEKMEARIEYDLDYLRHWSLAFDLWIIIRTVLVVFKKDNAY
- the epsE gene encoding polysaccharide export protein EpsE; the protein is MTKLIKWFVTVVLTIVVFNVNAADSDIVLGPGDVLRISVFEQPDLSLEVRVSESGTITYPLIGEVRVGGETPAAAERKIASMLESGGFLKNPHVNIIVAQLQSQQVSVLGQVNRPGRYPLDSAKSLADVLALAGGVAPDGGDLISLVRKIEGKSVREIIDFAEMMRDGDLNKNILLTAGDIIYVDRAPRFYIYGEVQRPGQYRLEYHMTVLQALAVGGGLSLRGTEKGIKVKRLDDEGGVKIIKVKHDDFIQPNDVVYVQESVF
- a CDS encoding CAAX prenyl protease-related protein, translating into MFLSRLHTPILSRVAPFALYMLFMAVVDLVVRIGLVDADTRWLYGIKVGLVALLLWYLRKQYVELQGLAALGARSWLSAIAVGMLVFIAWINLDAPWMLIGDQSEGFDPGSGPDARLLMATRVMGAALVVPLMEELFWRSFLMRWIHNQHFLNVDPRQVSVLALLVSSALFAIEHTEWFAGLVAGLAYGLLYIRSGKIWLPIIAHAVTNGILGLWIIYTGNWHYW
- a CDS encoding PEP-CTERM sorting domain-containing protein, translating into MAIRTDVSIGEDNPNSGIYFLSVDASRYTFELGSNAIGIIQGASSNEGGRQFQEIWLSGFRVAAVPEPSEYALMLIGMGLMGLVARRRKSRDLS